One genomic window of Eleginops maclovinus isolate JMC-PN-2008 ecotype Puerto Natales chromosome 12, JC_Emac_rtc_rv5, whole genome shotgun sequence includes the following:
- the slc25a25a gene encoding calcium-binding mitochondrial carrier protein SCaMC-2-A isoform X2, which yields MLSLCLYVPVSNSDQVEVEYFESNRLPLELKSLFNKLSVFLPSQEFSSYQRWRKKTFKREESNSDGQLDFEEFVHYLQDYEKDLKLVVKSLTSKNAGYVDSQEFMQSLQDLGVHISPQDAEKALQSMDKNGMITISSKDWSNYPVEEKTENIPEIILYWKHSTIFDVGENLMVPDEFTVEEKQTGMWWKHLVAGGGAGAVSRTFTAPLDRLKVMMQVYGSRTNNMCIMTGMMQMIREGGTRSLWRGNGVNIIKIAPETALKFMAYEQIKKLICNDRQTLGIMDRFVAGSLAGVMAQSTIYPMEVLKTRLALRKTGQYSSISDCAKQIFRREGLCAFYKGYIPNMLGIIPYAGIDLAVYETLKNHYLQQYGTNSTDPGIVVLLACGTVSSTCGQLASYPLALVRTRMQAQAVEGSQQMTMSGLFRQILQTEGPTGLYRGLAPNFLKVIPAVSISYVVYEHLKTQLGVKSR from the exons ATGCTCAGCCTGTGCCTTTACGTCCCGGTCTCCAACTCAGACCAAGTTGAGGTGGAATATTTTGAGTCTAACAGACTGCCGTTGGAGCTGAAGTCTCTGTTTAACAAACTGAGCGTGTTCCTACCTTCCCAGGAGTTTTCATCCTACCAAAGATGGCGAAAG AAAACTTTCAAAAGGGAAGAAAGTAACTCAGATGGACAGCTGGACTTTGAAGAGTTTGTCCACTATCTACAGGACTACGAGAAAGACCTAAAGCTGGTGGTGAAAAGCCTCACCAGTAAGAATGCAG GCTACGTTGATTCTCAGGAGTTCATGCAGTCCCTCCAGGACCTTGGTGTGCATATTTCTCCACAGGATGCGGAGAAAGCCCTTCAAAG catggatAAGAACGGAATGATAACTATCAGCAGTAAAGACTGGAGCAACTACCCAGTAGAGGAGAAGACCGAGAACATCCCTGAAATCATCCTCTACTGGAAGCACTCTACG ATATTCGATGTGGGTGAGAACCTGATGGTGCCCGATGAGTTCACTGTAGAGGAGAAGCAGACTGGGATGTGGTGGAAGCACCTGGTTGCAGGCGGAGGAGCTGGAGCCGTTTCAAGGACCTTCACGGCTCCACTGGATCGACTCAAAGTCATGATGCAG GTTTATGGATCCCGAACCAACAACATGTGCATCATGACCGGGATGATGCAGATGATCAGAGAGGGTGGTACGAGGTCATTGTGGCGAGGAAACGGTGTGAACATCATCAAAATCGCCCCGGAGACGGCCCTAAAGTTCATGGCATATGAGCAG ATAAAAAAATTAATCTGCAACGATAGGCAGACTCTAGGGATCATGGACCGATTTGTTGCAGGATCTCTGGCCGGAGTGATGGCACAGAGCACAATCTACCCCATGGAG GTCCTGAAAACCCGTCTTGCTCTGAGGAAAACCGGGCAGTACTCGAGTATCTCGGACTGTGCGAAGCAGATTTTCAGGAGAGAGGGACTCTGTGCTTTTTATAAAGGCTATATCCCCAACATGCTGGGCATCATCCCCTACGCAGGCATCGACCTGGCAGTGTACGAG ACGCTGAAGAACCACTACCTGCAGCAGTACGGCACCAACAGCACCGACCCCGGCATAGTGGTCCTGCTGGCCTGCGGCACCGTGTCCAGCACCTGCGGTCAGCTCGCCAGTTATCCTCTGGCTCTGGTCCGCACTCGCATGCAAGCACAAG cagtggAAGGCAGCCAACAGATGACCATGTCCGGTCTCTTCAGGCAGATCTTGCAGACTGAGGGCCCGACGGGGCTGTACAGGGGCCTCGCCCCCAACTTCCTCAAAGTCATCCCCgctgttagcattagctacGTGGTGTACGAGCATTTGAAGACACAGCTGGGGGTGAAATCGCGTTGA
- the slc25a25a gene encoding calcium-binding mitochondrial carrier protein SCaMC-2-A isoform X1, with protein MLSLCLYVPVSNSDQVEVEYFESNRLPLELKSLFNKLSVFLPSQEFSSYQRWRKKTFKREESNSDGQLDFEEFVHYLQDYEKDLKLVVKSLTSKNAGYVDSQEFMQSLQDLGVHISPQDAEKALQSMDKNGMITISSKDWSNYPVEEKTENIPEIILYWKHSTIFDVGENLMVPDEFTVEEKQTGMWWKHLVAGGGAGAVSRTFTAPLDRLKVMMQVYGSRTNNMCIMTGMMQMIREGGTRSLWRGNGVNIIKIAPETALKFMAYEQIKKLICNDRQTLGIMDRFVAGSLAGVMAQSTIYPMEVLKTRLALRKTGQYSSISDCAKQIFRREGLCAFYKGYIPNMLGIIPYAGIDLAVYETLKNHYLQQYGTNSTDPGIVVLLACGTVSSTCGQLASYPLALVRTRMQAQAAVEGSQQMTMSGLFRQILQTEGPTGLYRGLAPNFLKVIPAVSISYVVYEHLKTQLGVKSR; from the exons ATGCTCAGCCTGTGCCTTTACGTCCCGGTCTCCAACTCAGACCAAGTTGAGGTGGAATATTTTGAGTCTAACAGACTGCCGTTGGAGCTGAAGTCTCTGTTTAACAAACTGAGCGTGTTCCTACCTTCCCAGGAGTTTTCATCCTACCAAAGATGGCGAAAG AAAACTTTCAAAAGGGAAGAAAGTAACTCAGATGGACAGCTGGACTTTGAAGAGTTTGTCCACTATCTACAGGACTACGAGAAAGACCTAAAGCTGGTGGTGAAAAGCCTCACCAGTAAGAATGCAG GCTACGTTGATTCTCAGGAGTTCATGCAGTCCCTCCAGGACCTTGGTGTGCATATTTCTCCACAGGATGCGGAGAAAGCCCTTCAAAG catggatAAGAACGGAATGATAACTATCAGCAGTAAAGACTGGAGCAACTACCCAGTAGAGGAGAAGACCGAGAACATCCCTGAAATCATCCTCTACTGGAAGCACTCTACG ATATTCGATGTGGGTGAGAACCTGATGGTGCCCGATGAGTTCACTGTAGAGGAGAAGCAGACTGGGATGTGGTGGAAGCACCTGGTTGCAGGCGGAGGAGCTGGAGCCGTTTCAAGGACCTTCACGGCTCCACTGGATCGACTCAAAGTCATGATGCAG GTTTATGGATCCCGAACCAACAACATGTGCATCATGACCGGGATGATGCAGATGATCAGAGAGGGTGGTACGAGGTCATTGTGGCGAGGAAACGGTGTGAACATCATCAAAATCGCCCCGGAGACGGCCCTAAAGTTCATGGCATATGAGCAG ATAAAAAAATTAATCTGCAACGATAGGCAGACTCTAGGGATCATGGACCGATTTGTTGCAGGATCTCTGGCCGGAGTGATGGCACAGAGCACAATCTACCCCATGGAG GTCCTGAAAACCCGTCTTGCTCTGAGGAAAACCGGGCAGTACTCGAGTATCTCGGACTGTGCGAAGCAGATTTTCAGGAGAGAGGGACTCTGTGCTTTTTATAAAGGCTATATCCCCAACATGCTGGGCATCATCCCCTACGCAGGCATCGACCTGGCAGTGTACGAG ACGCTGAAGAACCACTACCTGCAGCAGTACGGCACCAACAGCACCGACCCCGGCATAGTGGTCCTGCTGGCCTGCGGCACCGTGTCCAGCACCTGCGGTCAGCTCGCCAGTTATCCTCTGGCTCTGGTCCGCACTCGCATGCAAGCACAAG cagcagtggAAGGCAGCCAACAGATGACCATGTCCGGTCTCTTCAGGCAGATCTTGCAGACTGAGGGCCCGACGGGGCTGTACAGGGGCCTCGCCCCCAACTTCCTCAAAGTCATCCCCgctgttagcattagctacGTGGTGTACGAGCATTTGAAGACACAGCTGGGGGTGAAATCGCGTTGA
- the LOC134873458 gene encoding palmitoyltransferase ZDHHC12-B-like, translating into MILKMGQNMFRTGFLVRATHTVLTWVITLILFLHNTDLRKCEEQGELLLPLLFFLLVALSVLLYFAVSLMDPGFILTDSVKGSNEEMESMIPQSLTPRLRRCGYCLLQQPMRAKHCQTCKRCVRRFDHHCPWIENCVGERNHRWFIVYLLVQLLALLWALHITLSGISPSLTWEQWFRVNGFLLATLGVVGVFSMVVLLLLGCHLYLVSINCTTWEFMSRHRISYLKNCSDEENPFDRGVICNLWDFFCVCSTVVWEKIYARNTPNSV; encoded by the exons ATGATATTGAAAATGGGGCAGAACATGTTCCGGACCGGGTTTCTGGTCCGGGCCACACACACCGTGCTCACCTGGGTCATTACCCTCATACTGTTCCTGCACAACACAG atcTGCGGAAGTGTGAGGAGCaaggagagctgctgctgccgctcCTGTTCTTCCTCCTGGTCGCTCTTTCAGTGCTCTTATACTTTGCTGTTTCTTTAATGGACCCTGGTTTCATTCTCACTGACTCTGTCAAG ggttCAAATGAGGAAATGGAGTCGATGATTCCTCAGTCTTTGACCCCTCGGCTGCGGCGCTGTGGATACTGCCTGCTGCAG CAGCCAATGAGAGCGAAGCACTGTCAGACGTGTAAGCGCTGCGTCCGTCGCTTCGACCACCACTGCCCCTGGATCGAGaactgtgtgggagagaggaaCCACCGCTGGTTCATCGTCTACCTGCTGGTGCAGCTGCTCGCTCTGCTGTGGGCGCTACACATCACTCT GTCTGGCATATCCCCCAGCCTCACGTGGGAGCAGTGGTTCAGAGTGAACGGGTTCCTGCTTGCGACGCTGGGTGTGGTCGGGGTCTTCTCCATGGTGGTGTTGCTGCTGTTGGGCTGCCACCTGTACCTGGTCTCCATCAACTGCACCACCTGGGAGTTCATGTCACGCCACAGGATCTCCTACCTGAAGAACTGCAGTGACGAGGAGAACCCGTTCGACCGCGGAGTTATCTGTAACCTGTGGGATTTCTTCTGCGTGTGCAGCACGGTGGTGTGGGAGAAAATATACGCCAGAAACACCCCGAACTCTGTCTAG